Within Quercus lobata isolate SW786 chromosome 5, ValleyOak3.0 Primary Assembly, whole genome shotgun sequence, the genomic segment ccTTTCTGATGCATAAACATTATTATAATTTCAGGGTCGGAGAAATTCCAAGGCTCATTATCGAGGCCGTGGTAAAAGTCGAGGTACTGATCGAGGGTATCCAAGAGGGAATAGGTCTAAAGCatttaacaataataatcaGAGCCAAGCACCTAAGGGTGTGAGGGGGAGAGGGCCTAGACGCTATGAACCTACCTATAGAAACAGAAGTCAGGCACCTCAAACTGAAAACAGACAGTGagtgtaaactttgagcttaatggctttcagaaaaaaaaattcccctaTATTCATCAGGTTAGGCTTAAAATATACTGTTTGCTGATGTTTCAGGTCTGGGAAGCCTCTTGAGAGAACTTCCCATGCTAACTCTGGGAGAGCTTTCACATCCACCTCAAATGTGGAATCTGATCCTGTTCCTGAGAGGAGACAAGTGTTCTCAAGCTTGAACTCTGCTTCTCCTCCATTTTACCCTTCAGGCTCTTCCAATAAAGACATCGCACTGACGCAGAAAAGGGATGTTCAAGCAGGTAGTTCCTACAGAGGTCTTCACCCAGCTGTGATGGATGACAGTTCTTCTGTCCAACAAACCAATTCATTGCTGCGGGGGAAGAATATAGCTGAATCTGTTGGCATGGACAAGCTTTACATTGATGATTCCATCAACACTGGTGCTGGGAAGCCTTTGTCTAATATGCAAATGCCACTTTCTGGATCGTCATTAGTCAATACTACACAATCTCCTCCAATCAGGGCTCAGGGAAGGGGTTTATCTATCCCAGGACAAATGAATTATCAACCGGGCCCGCCTCATAATCAAGTCAATAGAGTTTTTTCTTCAACACAACTCCATTCTGTTCAGAAAGGTCCTGCTCAAAGTAGAGGTCATCCTCCTGCACAGCAGTCAAGCCAGCGGCCTGGTAGTGGTTCTCAATCTTCCTCCCCACCAAAAACAGCTCTTTCAATAAATTCTAACGAATCTGGAGAAGCCGAATCTCCTTCAGAGTCAAATAAATCTAAAAGTGCATTGGTTGGAAAGGGAAAAGCCAATACACAAGGTGCTGGAAGGGGATCTTTTATGTATGGTGGGGTTCAGGTTATGGGAGCTACTGGGAACATGACAGTTGGTCATGGAGATCAAAACTTCCCTGGAACTCCAGCCTTTTTGCCAGGTGAGGTTTCTTGGATCTTACTTTCaattattaagaagaaaattacaaataagGGAAAATATCTGAAACGTTGTATACACAGAATGCTCAGTTTTGGATTGCTATTTACAGGACACTTACAAGTCTTTGAAGTTTACTTTTTGTGCAGCTTAGTAATGAACTAGTGCTAtttatcttcttctctctttctcccccccccccccctcttctctctctctcactaagttgattaaatatacaaataaattgtttaatttctaCTAGCAACCAAATAAATTTTATCTACGTATTAtgcttttttttccccattagGTCTTTGGGAACAGCTTTGGTATCTTGAATTGTTTATCTAGCTCTATTTTATTGCAAATTTCATGGAATACCagtataatttttgttttccccCGTCTATCAAACTTTTGTGAGTTTTAGTTATTTATCTATTCTTGTTCTTATCTGGTGGTACTTGCAGTAATGCAATTTGGAGGCCAGCATCCTGGTGGTGTTGGAGTTCCTGCTGTTGGCATGGCGTTCCCTGGTTATGTTGCTCAACCACAACTTGGTTTGGGAAATTCTGAGATGACATGGTTAGTAATCTTTTTGTTGTAAATGTGTAATTTCCTTTCATCTTTATTTGTCTTGTTTTTCTTCTGATCTTGACTGCCTgctattaaaatttctttgggGATGAAAGTTTGAATGAGAAATTAATTCCTTTCTACTGTATTAGTCCAGttgtctcttttgttttgtttattttgaaagGGATTAGTAATGATCATTTTGTTCTTCAGGCTACCAGTTTTGGCAGGTGCAGCAGGAGCTTTGGGGGCTACATACTGTTCACCATATATTGTTGACGGTGCTTATCATGCTCGCCCTTCAGGGCAGACATCTTCCGTGGGTGCCTCAAGGTTGGTAGAATGTTTTCCATGAGTTTGATATTTTACAATGATCTGATTACTTGCTTTATTTTGCTTAATCTGGTTATTTTGGTGTCTAGTGAAGCATTATTTTGACTTCAGTCCTTTTGTTAAAATGCTTGCTTCAACTTCAAGACACTCTTATATAATGACTTAAATTGTTTAGTGGAGATATGTTCAATAGTATGACTTTGTCTTGTCTATTTGTTTGGCATGTGATCATTACACGTCATTGTAAACACAAAATTCTCCTCCTACAGTCATATGGTGAAAGTTGATAGTTTGATTATGCTACTATTAACTGATGCGGTTATTCTAACAAAATTGCATTGTCCTAATCTTCATATTTTTTGGTTCCTTTGTagcaaagaaaataatttgaacAAGCCCAATAATGAATGGAAGCCTTCACAGAGGCCTGGTAAGATACGATTCTTAATTTGTAGTCTTGTGCTTTTGTGTGACTTTCTTTAACACACCactttattatttgttataattcTGTACTCAAAAGgaacatgttttcaattttcctgCAGAACTTGTAAGCGATGAATTTGGGCAGCGACAAAATAAGCCCCGCAGGCAAgttgaaattcttttttttgaatttggaataaattttttgaggCTTGCCAAGTTGTCCAGACTTACCCACCCTGGATAGGGTGGTGGTGGATAGGACTTGATTCCTTGTGCTATATACTTCTGCCTTGTGTGATTGTTTATATTTGCCTTTTTCTATCCATGCAGATATTCAGAGATGAACTTTGGAAAGTGAAGTACTTAGATATGGATCCTGTTCTAATAAGCAGATAAAGGTTTAATACCGCCCAATTAAACTTTTGTGTTGTCTGGGTGTCACAAAATTCTGAGTTGTGATTGCTTGGTGCTGCAGGCCTTCCTCCAGGCCCTTTGTGATCTCCAGCCTTTGTTCTGGAGCACTTTGGGCCGCAATAGGTTTCATGATATTTTAGGTAATTAATCTTGCTCCAATTAATATATTTGTCTTTTATGTATTTtgggtttcaaaatttttattttttatgaatatgttcCATGAGATTTAGATAAATAATCTTGCTCTgattaatatatttctttccaATGTATTTTGTATTTCTGAGATTTAGATAAATAATCTTGCTCTgattaatatatttctttccaTGTATTTTGTATTTCTCAAATTTTACCTTTTATGTTCACTGGGatataagaataattttaaatgttttttgaCCTGGTATTCTGATATTTTTCCCCCCTTCAATCTGTTACGCTGTCTTTCTGCAATTTAACACAAAATGTGAGATCTCAAATTTATCTTTGCAATATACTGACCCTCAATAGGAAGACCTATTAGTAATTTATGCGAGTACTTCAAACTACAGGACTGGTTTAGTTCTTATACAAATTGAACTCACTGGTTTAATTTTTTCTAGTTTGTCTAGAATCTAGTCAGAATCAGTTTTAGTTAACATGCAGCATATGAAAATGTCAAATCTAAAATTAGTTTATGATAGGAATTTGTATGTGAAaacatcaaattttaaaaaggacaaagtttagctacaaaattaattgtaacttaaggctacaaccttactcagtACCTTTTTAtgggatatgaattttgacaaatcctcccctagattacattttctttttatatcatCCATGCtagcaaaatttctaaaaaattaaagattaatatctatgtcattaataaattgtttaaattgcaagtttttgtagttttaaattatttataaaatataaattaatagatcatatagtaaataatatccgactggtacaaaatttgatatttgtattaagagcgtaaagaacatacgaggttagatttttaaaatatgttgtaaCATTAATGCTTTTAAGggaagttgtagccttaggctacaacaaattttgtagctaaactttgtctttttaaaaatatgattttggatGGAATATATTTGAAAGAACCAAAGttaaaattggttttttatatGGGAACATATCTGGTCCCATTTTGAACcagttttttaataaaaaagttaccaaactaaaaacaactaaaaccaGTTTTCTTGTACTTTGCTTGTGTGGTTTTGTGGTTTGCCAGACACCCCATATGATTCAGTCTTAGGGAAAGACCTATATTACAGGGTTGATTATCATGTGATTAAAGCATTAATCAATCTCTGGAACCTGTATGCTTTTGTCAAGTTTTAGTTTTGGTGCTTAGTAGATCCATAATATCTCGGAATCCCACCATTTCTTTGTATCTACTCTTTAGTTTGCACATGCagttattaacttattatttgtCTCTGTTTTaacctccctctctctctgtctctgtctctgttcATGCAGTTATATATGACAAACACCTGCTCATGCTGcactaaataatttaaaaacaatattgTGGCTTGACGGGTGGCAGTTCCTTTTTAAACTTGCGGTAAGAATCTACTTCAAAGGATAATCCTTGACCTTCTAAATTCTCCAATTGACATTGGAAGAAACTGATAATGTCCTGCTTTTGTTGATTTCAGGTTTTCttgtggtttgggttttttattgAAGCTTGTGAGAAATGTAAGCCAGCTTCCAAAACTataaagaaaagggaaaaagaacaACATTTATTGTGCAGCAGCTGTTTGCTTGGTGGAGTTGaattcttctatttatttatataaatggtttggggtttttattatttttttcctgacAATAACAAGTTAAGTTTATTGAGAGACCCTTTCCATGTATGGGATTTTTCTGGAGTTGACTATGCTGTGGGGATCTTGCGGTTAGAGTTTTAGTTGATCATGGGACTTTCATAATAGTATTTGGTGTAATGAAAGGGTACTTGATGTTTTAGTGAGCTATTATCTGTGATTACTGATGTTTTTCTAGGTAATGCAACGCTTGGCAATAATTATTCTGTTTgcgttattttatttatttgtagaCTCAGAAGGCAGGCCGAATGTAGCTACAAATGAGTGTCTGTAGAGAATACACCACCTACGTAAATTTTGGTAGAGAAGAAGTGAGAGCGCAAAACTCATTTTAGAATGTGGCCTTTCTAACTGTGATACTGCGAAAGAGTAAAGATGGACGTCAATTATTAAtacaagggggaaaaaaataagaTGTATATCCACAGAGGTCAGGTTGCACATGTGAGGTATATAATGTGAGTTGCAAATTAGGGGGGAAAATAATAAGTATGTGTTTATACGcttgtggctttttttttttgtttgttgttgttgttgttgttgttgttgttgttgagagttttaatttatggtgTCTGTTTctgataatagttttttatcattaaatcaaaactctaatcggtttttggtataagtgagaattgaattataaatttcttattaaatcATCAGAAATTTTACTGGTTGTTCTAATTAGAACTCACTATGTTGTGGCTTTGATGCTTATGCTTAGTTTAATTCTTTGTGGTGTAACGAGATTCAGAGtctatctttatcaaaatattaataaaataaaaataaagatcagGTCCtttatttattgatgaaaaatcTGGTCCTTTATTCGGCACTCACTTGTCACCTGAGCATTGTCCCTTGGATGATTTAAGGGCATACCCACACACTCACTCCTGTGGCTgctaccatttttatttttattttatataaatattttagggaagttaaagaagattaataattaatttatctatgaattgataatttaatttattaaattaaattaataatttactgATTTGCTTATTTAGTGAAAGTGGTTTAGAAACAAATTAGgcttgaaaatttaaaaaaaaaaaaagaaaaaagaaaaaacttattttttaagtggCATGAAAAAGCCAACAAGGTGAGTTTAAGATTTGGGGGAAAAACTTTTAAGTAGTGGGATTCATAAGAGacaatttaaactttaaacagCTGAAAAACTTAATGAACAGTGGAACTAAATACTCGCAACTGTGTAAGACTCAGGTCAAAAGGTAAATTCATACTCCAACCGTCAACTTACAGTTAAGAAACAGAAAGAGCATTTTAGAGTTGAAAGAATAGGTATTAAATATTCTTAGTCATTATCGAGACATTGTGTGATTATGATCATAGTGGGCATAAATGAGTCTAATCGAGTTAAGCATTAAAAGTTTaagtttgtttattaatttttacttatcaaaaaaaaagtttgtttattaatttaacTTCGAACATGAACTGAACTCGAGTTTATCACTAGTATTACATGTTCAAGtttggtttatattttttgtcaaataagCTTAAAGTTTGTTTATGAGTTGcttgattaatttattctttttctatatataatttattctttaaaaacggtttttgttttctgtctattttggattgccaaacaaattttttagtttcaaaaatagaaaattgtttttggaaacagaaaataatgggaaaaatagttaccaaacatactctAGTTATTATTTGGAAACAATTAGTAGTAGCCATAAGTGATGGGTCACAAAGTCTTGGGCCCCAATTTTCACAGCCTTATCTTtcaacttaacaaaataaatcacaagttcACTACAATTTAATAATTGGGCATGTGACTTTAATTAGATTTCCTAATAGAAATTTCATCAACTAGAAGCTGATGCTCTCTTGGTCATCCAGGCCATCAATGATAGCTCTATTGGCAATGAATTTGGCCACATCATTCAAGGGATCTAGCTTGCTCGAGGCACTTTTGTTAGCAGCTGCTTTCAGAATCTGAAAAGGGACTACAACGGAGTAGCATATGAGCTTGCCCAATATGCTAGACGCTGCGAATCCATGCATATTTGGAAGGGAGTTCTCCCCCTATTGTGTCATCGCTAATTTAGTTAGATTTGATGTAGTGGCCCAGTcattactgtttttttttcccctttgttgTAATCCAATTACAATTTGATGATTAATATATCATGATTtccacctcaaaaaaaaaaaaaataaaataaaataaaaaataaacctagAAGTCTAGCTTATGTTACTTAGTTTCGTCAATATTGACAATGGTTGCATGTAGCATGGCAGCAGATCTTTGGTGGCTATTGAACTATTATTGGTGAGATTCCCCactcttccttttttatttatttattttttattattcaatagttataataggaaattgaaaatttgaactttgGATGTCTTGAAAAGACTAAGAGGTGTCAACCACAACCAGTTGAACTATAAGACTTTTAGTGTTGGTGATAATGAATTTCAGTTCATTACAAATTATACTTCAATATTTGCCAACAACTTTGAATGATGAATGGaccctaatttgattgatttacaTTTGTAAGTGAAGGAATTTATCTGATCGGAATTAAAAATTGGAAATTTCTTCTCAAATTTGGGAAAGTAATTATGTTTGGAAAAAATGCATtgactaaaaaatttaaaattctctaCACTAGGAAAATAAGAAATCTTACAAAATATTTAGGTGGAAAAAACCCATACCTCTTTCTCAACCACCATATCTAACGATTTATGTTAATGgttaaaaaacttgaaattgttATGGTTGATTATTAGGTGTTGCTTAATGAGGAGTAATAATACAAAGTTTGTATGCTTTTCTTCAAGTGGGTGAGAGGAATCGAACGTAAACTTGATTTTCTTCATAGAGGAGGCTTGAAAATATAACCAAAGTATAAGGCTCTTGATTTCTTGACTACATTATAATTATTTCATGAATACGCACTTTGAAGAGAATCAGGATCCCATTGTGGAtgcccattttctttttttaccgaGTTTTGTTGCACATTGGGTTCTTGGTGACGTGACTCTTGTGTGATTGTGTCTCTAGGGTGGGGTGTGTGTATGTGAgtccctttatatatatatatattaggattCGCCACCAAccattggttttgtattagTTGTGATTGGTCACTTAGATGTCTAACTTATTTTAAgttacctaattaattaaaccaaattttaaagGTTCATTAATTAAGGTAAACCAAAAGTCTTTGTCTCTTTGAACCAAAGATCTTGGATTCGGAAGTTTGGTTACATGTGAGGAAGATGTTAGGCACCCTACAACACCTATTCAAAGATAatactttattttaatttatttcaaacatTAACTTTTTATGACGAAATAGAAtacttggaattttttttaaaggtttttgcaaacaatatacatatatatacatgtgagtAAATATTTACGTATAGGCATGTGAATATTAACTCCAACAAAATGAATACAATCAAAACATGtaagatatataaatatatatatatatatatatatctacgtAAATAATACAATAACGTATAACGTGTGAGTATTTATTTATACATAGCTAGCATGTGAATATTAAATACTatataaaacaaacacaacataAGAAAAGAGTTGGAAGAGTAGCACCTTGCTGtcatccattattttttttattttattcatgcaaaaaaaaaaaaaaatgacaaaaagaaactCATTAGTGCCAAGAAATGTTAGAGACAATGTAAGCTTATAAGGTGTTCAAAGACTCACGAGAATGAGCCATGAACACAAATCCACAAACTACAATTATTCCAAGAAAAGACATGGAAATAAAAAGTTACAATGTTAACTTTTATTATCTTGGaaaagcactttttttttcttagaaaagattttattgtgaggttttgagaaaaaaaaaaaaatttgaaggaaaatccAACGTGGTAAAGAACATTTATCTTGGAAAACATTTCTTTCGGCTTTCTTAGgaataacaaagaaaacaattttcttttgaaaacatttttttggaaaacatgTATCATTGAAGAATcattacccccccccccccccctttaaacgtttttttgaagaaaaaaaaaattcttgacaTATTTTGAAAGGCACTTTTGaaaacatttattaaaaaaagccTTTTTGAAAACGCTTTGGAAAAacgtttttgaaaaatttttgttatcacttttttttttttttttttttttttttttttttcaggttttgggtttcccttaaaaaaacatattttgatttatattatttttttgaaaatagatttttgttttttaagacAGTttcggcaaaaaaaaaaattaaaaaaatagatttttggttttgaaaacagatttttattttgaaaaaaagttttatatttctttttaaataaataaaaaaaaacagttttataAAAAACGGTTTTGGGAAAACAGATATTTAATTGAAAACAGTTTTataaaaacagttttgggaaaaacagatttttattctttaaaacagtttttttttttttttagaaaagcagatttttaattttgaaaagagtttttagaaaatattttatttatttattaagaaaacagtttttttttttttaatgaaaacagattttataaaacagtttttatattagttttataaatacagatttaaaaaaagaaaaaaaaaacagtttttgaaaaaacggttttatttaaaaaaaaagttttgaagaaacagatttttgtttttaaaataaatttcgcGTTTCacctc encodes:
- the LOC115989545 gene encoding protein MLN51 homolog; amino-acid sequence: MASAGEDDLEYESDPEDVKRSLSMRRREASDDEEAEEEGREKTRVDPRVVIHSDESDGQGGVAEYDDDEEELDEEELLEEEELVEEEDEGLVEEEEVGVYEERVSGGGEGDARVGVENSAVAVVNQSKVHGEERRAVDESAEGQAEGQDGEEDEEEEVEEKKENEPFAVPTAGAFYMHDDRFRDNAGGRPRRTHGGRRLWESKDDRKWGHDKFEEMNLQERHYDEGRRNSKAHYRGRGKSRGTDRGYPRGNRSKAFNNNNQSQAPKGVRGRGPRRYEPTYRNRSQAPQTENRQSGKPLERTSHANSGRAFTSTSNVESDPVPERRQVFSSLNSASPPFYPSGSSNKDIALTQKRDVQAGSSYRGLHPAVMDDSSSVQQTNSLLRGKNIAESVGMDKLYIDDSINTGAGKPLSNMQMPLSGSSLVNTTQSPPIRAQGRGLSIPGQMNYQPGPPHNQVNRVFSSTQLHSVQKGPAQSRGHPPAQQSSQRPGSGSQSSSPPKTALSINSNESGEAESPSESNKSKSALVGKGKANTQGAGRGSFMYGGVQVMGATGNMTVGHGDQNFPGTPAFLPVMQFGGQHPGGVGVPAVGMAFPGYVAQPQLGLGNSEMTWLPVLAGAAGALGATYCSPYIVDGAYHARPSGQTSSVGASSKENNLNKPNNEWKPSQRPELVSDEFGQRQNKPRRYSEMNFGK